The following are from one region of the Deltaproteobacteria bacterium genome:
- a CDS encoding calcium-translocating P-type ATPase, SERCA-type, whose amino-acid sequence MEWYRMKVDDVVKELGTSLERGLTAQEATARLAGHGPNSIVEQKKESALAKLAAQFTEFIIVVLIGAAVIAGILGEWVDAVAILAIVVMNAVIGFSQEMKAERVLDALKKLAAPTAKVLRNGEVREIPAEELVPGDVVVLDAGDHVPADCRIVSSQLLRVEEAALTGESHAVEKDAAPLDGERPLAERTCCAYLGTTVVYGRGRAVVTATGMATEMGKVARMLEEVKREPTPLQRRLAEFGRLLVYAAGAICVVIFLLGVLRGDDVLEMFLTAVSLAVAAIPEGLPAVVTIVLALGVQRMVRRHALIRKLPSVETLGSASIIASDKTGTLTQNQMTVKKLYLATGVTLDVTGAGYDPTGRFVADSRQYDAASCPVLREALRAAVLCNGSELRRDEGGAWRVVGDPTEGALASMAMKGGVDRAVASEGLTPVGEIPFDSDRKMMTAVYRGREGFVAYVKGAPERMVPLCTQVMTADGPVPMTDERRAGILRANEVFAESALRVLALAVRFSAEPLDPHDPEGVEDDLVFLGLAGMMDPPRKEVYEAVEAARRAGITPIMITGDNRLTAMAVARELGILEEGDEAVTGAELDAMSDEEYGSRLARIKVYARVSPGHKLKIVKAWKERGEIIAMTGDGVNDAPALKEADIGIAMGVTGTDVTKEASDMVLTDDNFASIVAAVEEGRGIFDNIRRVVHFLISCNIGEILTILAASLTGMPFPLLPVQILWTNLVTDGLPAIGLAMEPVDRGVMERRPRRKDEGIVTASLMWVMLIQGVFMAACTLAVYAADLYWFGSPLDHARTMAFTTLVFCQKFHVFNCRSETESIFAIGPFTNGVLNVAVLVILVTQALLVYVPWLEDVFKVVPLSVSDWVIIVAASSLPLVMMEAVKFFGARGGAAARAA is encoded by the coding sequence ATGGAATGGTACCGCATGAAGGTCGATGATGTCGTCAAGGAGCTCGGGACCTCGCTTGAGAGGGGGCTCACGGCGCAGGAGGCGACGGCGCGGCTTGCCGGGCACGGCCCCAACTCCATAGTGGAGCAGAAGAAGGAGTCTGCTCTGGCCAAGCTCGCCGCCCAGTTCACGGAGTTCATCATAGTGGTGCTCATCGGCGCGGCCGTCATCGCGGGCATCCTCGGCGAGTGGGTCGACGCCGTCGCCATACTGGCCATAGTGGTGATGAACGCCGTCATCGGTTTTTCGCAGGAGATGAAGGCCGAGCGGGTGCTCGATGCGCTCAAGAAGCTCGCCGCTCCTACGGCCAAGGTGCTGCGCAACGGCGAGGTCCGCGAGATACCGGCCGAGGAGCTCGTCCCCGGCGACGTCGTCGTCCTTGACGCCGGCGACCACGTGCCCGCCGACTGCCGCATAGTGTCGTCCCAGCTTCTGAGGGTCGAGGAGGCGGCGCTCACCGGCGAGTCCCACGCCGTGGAGAAGGACGCGGCGCCGCTCGACGGCGAGCGGCCCCTTGCCGAGCGCACCTGCTGCGCCTACCTGGGGACCACGGTGGTCTACGGCAGGGGCCGGGCCGTGGTGACGGCCACGGGCATGGCCACCGAGATGGGCAAGGTGGCCCGCATGCTCGAGGAGGTGAAGCGCGAGCCCACGCCGCTGCAGAGACGCCTCGCCGAGTTCGGAAGGCTCCTCGTCTACGCCGCCGGCGCCATATGCGTGGTCATCTTCCTGCTCGGCGTGCTCAGAGGCGACGACGTGCTCGAGATGTTCCTCACCGCCGTGAGCCTCGCCGTGGCCGCCATACCCGAGGGCCTTCCGGCGGTGGTCACCATAGTGCTCGCCCTCGGGGTGCAGCGCATGGTGCGCCGCCACGCGCTCATAAGGAAGCTGCCGTCGGTTGAGACCCTCGGGTCTGCGTCGATAATAGCCTCCGACAAGACGGGCACGCTCACGCAGAACCAGATGACTGTGAAGAAGCTCTACCTCGCAACGGGCGTAACGCTCGACGTCACCGGCGCCGGCTACGACCCCACGGGCCGCTTCGTGGCCGACTCGCGCCAGTACGACGCGGCCTCGTGCCCGGTCCTGCGGGAGGCGCTGCGCGCCGCCGTACTCTGCAACGGCTCGGAGCTGCGCCGCGACGAGGGCGGGGCCTGGCGCGTGGTGGGCGACCCCACCGAGGGGGCCCTTGCGAGCATGGCCATGAAGGGCGGCGTGGACCGGGCCGTCGCCTCCGAGGGCCTCACCCCGGTGGGCGAGATCCCCTTCGACTCGGACCGCAAGATGATGACCGCCGTTTACCGCGGCCGGGAGGGATTCGTCGCATACGTGAAGGGCGCGCCCGAGAGGATGGTGCCGCTGTGCACACAGGTCATGACCGCCGACGGACCGGTCCCCATGACCGACGAGCGCAGGGCCGGCATACTGCGGGCCAACGAGGTCTTCGCCGAGAGCGCCCTCCGGGTGCTGGCCCTCGCCGTGAGGTTCTCGGCCGAACCCCTCGACCCCCACGACCCCGAGGGAGTGGAAGACGACCTCGTCTTCCTCGGCCTGGCGGGCATGATGGACCCGCCGCGCAAGGAGGTCTACGAAGCCGTCGAGGCGGCGCGCCGCGCCGGCATAACGCCGATCATGATAACGGGCGACAACAGGCTCACGGCCATGGCCGTGGCCAGGGAGCTCGGCATACTGGAGGAGGGCGACGAGGCCGTCACCGGAGCGGAGCTCGACGCCATGAGCGACGAGGAGTACGGCTCGCGGCTGGCGCGCATAAAGGTCTACGCCCGCGTGAGCCCCGGTCACAAGCTCAAGATCGTCAAGGCATGGAAGGAGCGCGGCGAGATCATCGCCATGACGGGCGACGGCGTCAACGACGCGCCGGCGCTAAAGGAGGCCGACATCGGCATAGCCATGGGCGTAACGGGCACGGACGTGACCAAGGAGGCCTCGGACATGGTCCTGACCGACGACAACTTCGCCTCCATCGTGGCGGCCGTCGAGGAGGGACGCGGCATATTCGACAACATCCGCCGCGTCGTCCACTTCCTCATCTCCTGCAACATCGGCGAGATACTGACCATCCTGGCGGCCTCGCTCACGGGCATGCCCTTTCCGCTGCTGCCCGTGCAGATACTGTGGACCAACCTCGTCACCGACGGGCTCCCGGCCATAGGGCTCGCCATGGAGCCCGTGGACAGGGGCGTCATGGAGAGGAGACCGAGGAGAAAGGACGAGGGCATCGTCACGGCCTCGCTCATGTGGGTCATGCTCATCCAGGGCGTTTTCATGGCGGCCTGCACGCTCGCCGTCTACGCCGCCGACCTCTACTGGTTCGGCTCGCCCCTCGATCACGCCCGCACCATGGCCTTCACGACACTCGTCTTCTGCCAGAAGTTCCACGTCTTCAACTGCCGCAGCGAGACCGAGTCGATATTCGCCATCGGGCCCTTCACAAACGGCGTGCTCAACGTGGCGGTCCTCGTAATACTGGTCACCCAGGCGCTGCTCGTCTACGTGCCGTGGCTCGAGGACGTCTTCAAGGTCGTGCCCCTGAGCGTTTCGGACTGGGTCATAATAGTCGCCGCCTCGTCGCTTCCGCTTGTGATGATGGAGGCGGTCAAGTTCTTCGGCGCCCGCGGGGGCGCGGCGGCGCGGGCCGCCTGA
- the nadA gene encoding quinolinate synthase NadA yields MKSKEELKEELDALLSERGALMLAHNYQRDEIQEAAHVTGDSLALAQAAAESDAPVIVLCGVHFMAESAAILSPEKTVILPRMDAGCPMADMITGEELEREKRKRTGATVVAYVNTSAEVKARSDICCTSANAVRVVDSVESESVYMVPDRNLAHYISRSSKKRMEWWNGFCPTHERLKVEHVAAAREKNPDALFVCHPECNPAVVDMADHVCSTSGMYRFCRESKARSFIIGTEMGILYRLRKENPGKEFILPSDVLICPNMKLITLEDVVESLREMKNVVTVEERTRTRAMAALERMLAVPRD; encoded by the coding sequence GTGAAGAGCAAGGAGGAATTGAAGGAGGAGCTCGACGCCCTGCTCTCCGAGCGCGGGGCGCTCATGCTGGCCCACAACTACCAGCGCGACGAGATACAGGAGGCGGCGCACGTGACTGGCGACTCGCTGGCCCTTGCGCAGGCGGCGGCCGAGAGCGACGCGCCGGTGATAGTGCTCTGCGGCGTCCACTTCATGGCCGAGAGCGCCGCCATACTCTCGCCGGAGAAGACGGTCATACTGCCGCGCATGGACGCGGGCTGTCCCATGGCCGACATGATAACGGGCGAGGAGCTCGAGCGGGAGAAGCGCAAGCGTACCGGCGCCACGGTAGTGGCCTACGTGAACACGTCGGCCGAGGTCAAGGCCCGAAGCGACATCTGCTGCACGTCGGCCAACGCCGTGCGGGTCGTCGACTCGGTGGAGTCGGAGTCGGTCTACATGGTGCCGGACCGCAACCTGGCCCACTACATCTCGCGCTCGTCGAAGAAGAGGATGGAGTGGTGGAACGGCTTCTGTCCCACCCACGAGCGCCTCAAGGTCGAGCACGTGGCGGCGGCCAGGGAGAAGAACCCCGACGCCCTCTTCGTCTGCCACCCGGAGTGCAACCCGGCCGTGGTGGACATGGCCGACCACGTCTGCTCCACCTCGGGCATGTACCGCTTCTGCAGGGAGTCGAAGGCGCGCAGCTTCATCATCGGCACCGAGATGGGCATACTCTACAGGCTGAGAAAGGAGAACCCCGGAAAGGAGTTCATCCTCCCCTCCGACGTGCTCATCTGCCCCAACATGAAGCTCATAACCCTCGAGGACGTGGTGGAGAGCCTGCGGGAGATGAAAAACGTCGTCACCGTCGAAGAGCGGACGCGGACGAGGGCCATGGCGGCGCTCGAGCGCATGCTGGCCGTGCCGAGGGACTGA